The following coding sequences are from one Carassius auratus strain Wakin chromosome 15, ASM336829v1, whole genome shotgun sequence window:
- the LOC113114864 gene encoding DNA-directed RNA polymerase I subunit RPA34-like, which translates to MSDSEEEACERLTEKQSVSKYQCPADFVSMPYDSSASVLQDEDGEKELWIIKAPARFDPKCFENLQVPLSGLEMIQSSGATSQIYSVLSSRTPPSDLHLLISKGKHQKPVLCSSGFSGILKISESYGNCGENQCPVPIPAAPAPSIPAGLRQRFQPFGSSFEPHTQDEATVVSPTVPKRTSQEPIEGEDRKKKKKKKKDKRQEDSEAVFIKEEQAQIDCDQLEFSELKEEESTTEERRRKKKKTKKEKERHSEDMVDASLISKTEPLDPSYDDYIDTPGKTKKKKKKSSRHE; encoded by the exons ATGTCGGACAGTGAAGAAGAAGCTTGTGAACGCCTGACAGAAAAGCAGAGTG tTTCAAAGTACCAGTGTCCGGCCGACTTTGTGTCCATGCCGTATGATTCCTCTGCAAGTGTTTTACAGGACGAAGATGGAGAGAAGGAATTATGGATCATCAAAGCTCCAGCTCGCTTCGATCCTAAATG CTTTGAAAACCTCCAAGTTCCCTTATCAGGACTGGAAATGATCCAGTCTTCTGGCGCGACCTCTCAGATCTACAGCGTCCTCAGCAGCAGAACGCCACCATCAGATCTCCATCTGCTCATTTCCAAAGGGAAACATCAGAAGCCTGTCCTCTGTTCCTCTGGCTTCAGTGGAATCCTCAAGATCTCAGAGAGCTACGGAAACTGCGGTGAGAACCAATGTCCCGTTCCCATCCCTGCCGCTCCAGCTCCATCCATCCCAGCTGGTCTCAGGCAACGGTTTCAGCCTTTTGGGAGTTCCTTTGAACCTCACACGCAGGATGAAGCCACCGTAGTCTCTCCAACTGTTCCCAAGAGAACCAGTCAGGAACCGATCGAGGGCGAGGAtcggaaaaagaagaaaaagaaaaagaaagacaagaGGCAAGAGGACAGTGAAGCAGTTTTTATCAAAGAAGAACAGGCACAAATTGACTGTGATCAGTTAGAATTCTCTGAACTTAAGGAGGAAGAGTCGACGACGGAGgaaaggaggaggaagaagaaaaagacgaagaaagagaaggaaagacATAGTGAAGACATGGTTGATGCAAGTTTAATATCTAAAACGGAGCCACTGGATCCTTCATACGATGATTACATTGACACACCAGGGAAAacgaaaaagaagaaaaagaaaagtagtCGACATGAGTAG
- the gpr4 gene encoding G-protein coupled receptor 4: protein MCNISTSCNVDSNIDQFFQPVLYIIVIVLGFPTNCMALWAAYMQVRQKNELGVYLMNLSVADLLYIATLPLWIDYFIHHDNWIHGQVSCKLFGFIFYTNIYVSIAFLCCISVDRYLAVAYPLKFAKVRRVKTALLVSVVVWVTEIVANSAPLFHDELFKDRFNHTFCFEKYPMQDWVAGMNLYRTFLGFLAPWGVMLAAYRGILRAVRSNVSTERQEKAKIKRLALSLILIVLLCFAPYHVLLLWRSVLFLSNPCDCGAEENLFGAYHVTLALTSLNCVADPILYCFVNEGARNDVGRALATLFGLFQRGQSPETLMGASITVETPLAMKKPDFYSEVKTNSYKTDIEVLKDECLQMTILSVKK, encoded by the coding sequence ATGTGTAACATCTCAACATCGTGCAATGTTGACTCGAACATAGACCAGTTCTTCCAGCCGGTGCTGTATATTATCGTCATCGTCCTTGGGTTCCCCACAAACTGCATGGCCCTGTGGGCCGCGTACATGCAGGTCAGACAGAAGAATGAGTTGGGGGTCTACTTGATGAACCTCTCAGTGGCTGACCTCTTGTATATAGCCACTTTGCCGCTTTGGATCGACTATTTCATCCACCATGACAACTGGATCCACGGTCAAGTGTCCTGCAAGCTGTTCGGTTTCATCTTCTACACCAACATCTACGTCAGCATCGCCTTCCTCTGCTGCATATCTGTGGATCGTTACTTGGCGGTGGCTTATCCCCTGAAATTCGCTAAAGTCCGCAGGGTCAAAACAGCCTTGCTGGTCAGCGTTGTTGTGTGGGTAACAGAAATAGTGGCCAACTCTGCACCTCTCTTCCACGATGAGCTTTTCAAGGACCGCTTTAACCACACCTTCTGCTTTGAAAAGTATCCCATGCAGGATTGGGTGGCCGGGATGAACCTTTACCGCACTTTTCTCGGTTTCTTGGCACCTTGGGGAGTGATGTTGGCTGCGTACAGAGGCATCCTGAGAGCCGTGCGCAGCAACGTCTCCACTGAGCGCCAAGAGAAGGCCAAAATCAAGAGGCTGGCCCTCAGTTTGATCCTCATCGTCCTCCTCTGCTTCGCTCCCTATCACGTCCTCCTGTTGTGGCGTAGCGTGCTCTTCCTTAGCAACCCCTGTGATTGCGGTGCTGAGGAGAACTTATTTGGTGCTTATCATGTGACTCTAGCACTCACCAGCCTCAACTGCGTGGCGGACCCCATCCTCTACTGCTTTGTCAACGAAGGGGCCCGTAATGACGTGGGCCGGGCCCTGGCCACTCTCTTCGGTCTCTTCCAACGGGGCCAAAGCCCAGAAACACTCATGGGAGCGTCCATCACCGTTGAGACACCTCTGGCTATGAAGAAGCCGGATTTCTACAGTGAGGTCAAAACGAATTCTTATAAAACTGACATTGAAGTGCTCAAAGACGAGTGCCTTCAAATGACCATTCTCAGTGTTAAAAAGTGA